The Streptomyces kanamyceticus DNA segment CACGTCGAGGGACGACCCCGCGAAGGACCGTACCCCGAGCTGATCTTGTAGGTGCCGGGCCCCGGCACCGAGAGCCGGGTGAACTCGCCGTGCTGCTTCAGGCAGGCTCCCTCTGCCCGAAGCCACGGCGAGTACACCAGGCGTACGGTCACCGAGCCCCGCTTCGGCACCCGGACCACCATGTCGGAGCCGGTGGAGCGCACCACGGACGCGGGTTCGGAGACCAGCGGCACCGAGTTGCGCACCCGGTAGATCCGCCAGTTCGCGTCCTTCCACACCGGCTGCAGCCACGCCGGTTCGCGCGCCACAAGGGCCGCCTCGGCCTCGGCGGGACCGTCCGGCCTGCCGAGCGGCAGGACCACGTAGCCGACGGCCCACCGGTCGAGCCAGGCCCGGTAGGTGGTGGCCGAGAACGACCCGTCGTAGAAGAGGCGGCCGCGTTCGATGTCGAGCTGGCGGTTCCAGCCGCGCGCCATGTTCACGTACGGGGAGAGCGCGGTGGCCTCGCGGTGGTTGCGGGCCGGGACCACCTCGACGCGGCCCCGGTCGGCGCCGAGGCGTTCGAGCTCGCGCACCACGCCGTGGGTGTCGGCCGCCCACTTCGGCACCTTCGTCGACACCATCAGGTCGTCGACGGTCTTCTGCACCACCCAGGCCGACGACAGGACGAGCGCCACCGCGAGCGCGACGCGCCGCAGCCTGGTCAGGCCGGGCGCGAGCAGCGCCGCGAGCAGCGCGGCGGGGCCGAACAGCTCCGCGAGCCGCTCCACGTTCGTGCCGATCGGGGACGGGATGAGGAAGGTCAGGACGGTGCCGGCCGCGTACACGCCCGCGCCCCACCGCAGCACCCGCCAGTGCGCGGGCGCGGCCAGGGCGAGTGCCAGGCCGAACAGCGCGGGCGGGAAGATCCGGTCGAAGGCCATCGGCTGTTCGCCGTTGAAGGGGAAGAGCACCGTCGTCGTCGCCACGACCGCGAACGGCGGCACGATCAGTGTCGCGGCGCGCGCCCAGTCGCGTACGAAGAAGTAGCCCGCGCCCGCGACCACCAGGAAGAGCCCCGCGACCGGGGACGCCATGGTGGCGAGCGCCGCGCAGAGCACGGCGACGGTCAGGCGCCGCTCCCGCGCCAGGGCCAGACAGGCCCCGAGGCCGAAGGCGAGGCCGAGCGCGAACGTGGTGCGCCCGGAGGCGACGTTGCACCACACCCCGAGCGAGGCGAGCACCGCGGGCGCCAGCGGCCTGCGGATCCCGGAGCGCTGGACCAGCGCGGCGGCCAGCCAGGCGCCCGCGACGCCGGAGAGCACCGTCACGGTCTTCACACCGGCGAGCGCCATCAGATACGGCGAGATCAGGCTGTAGTTGGCGGTGTGCATGCCGCCGTACCAGAAGAGGTTGTACGCGGCCGCCCCGTGCTCGGAGGCGAATCTCGCCCAGGCCTCCTGTGCGGCGAGATCACCGCCGCCGGTCGCGAGGAACGCCGCCCACACCGCGTACAGGGGAAGGGTGGGGACGGTGGCCAGGAGCGGAACGCGGTGGCGGCGGCAGAATGCTCGGAAGGCGGAGTTCCGCTCGGCGGGCGAACTGCCGGACGGCGCGAGCGAGATGTCGGCAGAAGCCACGGCCACCGTTTCCGTTCGAAGTCTTGGGACGGCAAGGTTCACCTCTCAAGACGCCCTGTGCAACGGAAACGTTGGTTTCGTGTCGGGAGTCGACCGGATACGTCCGTTTGCGCGTACGGGGCCCTCCGGGGGAGGCGGGGACGGGCGTGAGGGGTTGCCCCCGCCTCCCTTGGAGGCGGGTCAGCCGGTGCTGACCCGCAGTTCCTTGACCCCGTTGAGCCAGGCGGAGCGGAGCCTGCGCGGGTCGGAGACGAGCCGGAGGTCCGGCAGGACGTCCGCGATGGCGTTGAACAGGAGGTTGATCTCCAGGACCGCGAGGGACTTGCCGAGGCAGAAGTGCGGGCCGCCGCCGCCGAATCCGAGGTGCGGGTTGGGGTCCCGGGTGATGTCGAACGTGCCGGGGTCCTCGAAGACGTCGGGGTCGTGGTTGGCCGAGGAGTAGAAGACGCCGACCCGGTCGCCCTTCTTGATCGACGCGCCGCCGAGCTCGGTGTCCTGGGTGGCCGTGCGCTGGAAGGAGACCACCGGGGTGGCCCAGCGCACGATCTCCTCCGCCGTCGTCTCGGGGCGCTCGCGCTTGTAGAGCTCCCACTGCTCGGGGTGGGTGAGGAAGGCGTGCATGCCGTGGGTGATGGCGTTGCGGGTGGTCTCGTTGCCCGCCACCGCGAGCAGGATCACGAAGAAGCCGAACTCGTCGGACGAGAGGTTCCCCTCGTCCTCGGCGGCGACCAGCTGGCTGACGATGTCCTTGGCCGGGCACTCCTTGCGGGCCGCGGCGAGGTTCATCGAGTACGAGACGATCTCCATGGCCGCCTCGGCGCCGATCTCCTCCGTGATGGCGTACTCCGGGTCGTCGTACGCCACCATCTTGTTCGACCAGTCGAAGATCTTGGAGCGGTCCTGCTGCGGGACGCCGATCAGCTCGGCGATGGCCTGGAGGGGGAGTTCGACGGCGACGTTGGTGACGAAGTCGAAGGAGCCGTCGGGGCCCGCCTGTTCGAGTGCCGTCTCGACGATGGAGCGGGCGCGGCCGCGCAGGGTCTCCTCCAGGGAGCGGATGGACCGGGGCGTGAAGCCGCGCTGGACGATCTGGCGGACCCGGGTGTGCTCGGGCGGGTCCATGTTGAGCATGATCATCCGCTGGACCTCGATCTGGTCCCTGCTGATCGACTCGTTGAACCGGATGACCGCGGTGTTGACGTTGGAGGAGAACAGCTCCGGGTGCGTGGAGACGTACTTGACGTCCTCGTGTCGCGTGACGGCCCAGTAGCCCGTGTCGTCGAAGCCGGATATCCGGTACGGCTGGGTGATCCAGTGCACCGGTTCCGTCTGCCGCAACTGGGCGAACTCCGGCAGGGGCACGCGGTCTTGGAGCAGGTCGGGGTCGGTGAAGTCGAACCCGTCGGGCAGCGCTGGACAGGGCATCGGCAACTCCAGGCGTGTGCTGAATTCTGACGGACCATCAGGAGATGGCTCGAAAGGTAGTAACGGGTTCTACAAGAGGCAAGGCCCAGGACCGGAGGAATACGTGTGGGTCCCGCGCAAGGTACGTGCAAGACCCTTGCGGCGCCGGGGGTCCGCTCAGCAGACTGCACAACAGAACTAGAACGCGTACTAGTTCCTCTCGCGAGGCGCCGGGACGGCTCGCGGGACGTGGAGGGAGAGGACGAGCCCATGGCCGCGGAACCCGTCATCGTCGAAGCAGTACGCACGCCCATCGGCAAGCGCGGTGGCGCGCTCGCCAATCTCCACCCCGCCTATCTGCTCGGTGAGACCTATCGCGAGCTCCTCGGCCGTACCGGCATCCACGCCGACTGCGTCGAACAGATCGTCGGCGGCACGGTGACGCACGCCGGGGAGCAGTCCATGAACCCGGCGCGCACGGCCTGGCTCACCATGGGACTTCCCTACGAGACCGCGGCGACCACCGTCGACTGTCAGTGCGGCTCCTCGCAGCAGGCCAGCCACATGGTCGCCAACATGGTCGCGGCCGGTGTCATCGACGTCGGGATCAGCTGCGGCGTCGAGGCGATGTCGCGGGTTCCGCTCGGCTCCGGATCCAAGCACGGCCCCGGCAAGCCCTTCCCCGACGAGTGGAACGTCGACCTGCCCAACCAGTTCGAGGCCGCCGAGCGCATCGCCCGCAAGCGCGGGCTCACCCGCGAGAACGTGGACTCGCTCGGCCTCATCTCCCAGGAGCGGGCCGCCACCGCCTGGGCCGAGGAGCGCTTCAAACGCGAGACGTTCGCCGTGCAGGTGCCCACCACGGAGGAGGAGCAGTCCGGCGGGCAGGGCATGTGGCGGCTCGTCGACCGCGACGAGGGGCTGCGCGACACGACCATGGAGGGCCTCGCGCGGCTCAAGCCGGTGATGCCGACCGCCGTGCACACGGCGGGCAACTCCTCGCAGATCTCGGACGGTTCGGCCGCCATCATGTGGGCGTCCAAGCGGATGGCGCGGGCGCTGAAGCTGAAGCCGCGGGCCCGCATCGTCGCCCAGGCGCTGGTCGGCGCCGACCCGCACTTCCATCTGGACGGGCCGATCGACGCGACGCGCGCGGTGCTCGGCAAGGCGGGGATGTCCCTGAAGGACATCGACATCGTGGAGATCAACGAGGCGTTCGCCTCCGTGGTGCTGAGCTGGGCGCAGGTCTTCGGGCAGGACCTGGAGAAGGTCAACGTCAACGGTGGCGCGGTCGCGCTCGGCCACCCCGTGGGGGCGACGGGGGCGCGGCTCATCACCACGGCGTTGCACGAACTGGAGCGCAGGGACAAGGAGTTCGCGCTCATCACCATGTGTGCGGGGGGTGCGGTGGCTACGGGGACGATCATTCAGCGGCTGTAGTCCGGGGTCGGTGTCTGTCACCGGCTTCGCCGAGTTCGTCCTCAAGCGCCGGACGGGCTGAAATTCCCCCGGGGATCGCCCTCCTGGGGGTGTCCTCAAGCGCCGGACGGGCTGAAGCCCTGCCCCGGGTGGTGGTACGTACACCCCTTGTCCGGGGGGCTCTCGGATGTCGGCGTGGCAGGGGAGCTCCGTAGCGTCCAGGGCATGAACAACTCCTCGTCCGGCCCGACCCGTTCCGTACGTCGATGCGCCGCCGCCCTCGTCGCGTTGATGTTCGCCGGGGGTGTCGCCGCGCCCGTCGCGCAGGCCGATGCCCGCCATGCCGTGCGTGCCGACCGGGGCGACCGGGGTGACCGGGGCGATCTCCTGAAGGTCACCCCGGTCGCCGACCTGAGCCGCGCCGAGGTCGTCGCCTTCCTGGCGAAGGGGAAGGTCGACACGGCCACCGTGCGGTACGGAGTGACGGCGTACCGCCTCACCTACCGCACCGTGGGAACGGACGGCGGGCCCACCACGGCCACCGGCCTCTTCGTGCTGCCCAAGATCCCCGGGAAGCGGGCGCTCGGTCTCGTCTCCGACACCCACGGCACCATGGTCCACCGCGACTACGCGCCCTCCGTCGGCGAGGACTTCGGGCGGCTCAGCCCCTATCTGTACGCCGCGTCGGGCAACGCCGTCGCCGCCCCCGACTACCTCGGGCTCGGCAAGGGCCCGGGCGTCCATCCGTACATGGACACGCGCTCGGCGGTGACCGCGTCCCAGGACATGCTCCGCGCCTCGCGGGCCGCGGCGGGGCGCGCGGGCAGGACGCTGACCGGTGACCTCTACCTCACCGGATTCTCGCAGGGCGGCCAGGTCGCGATGGCGCTCGCCCGGGAGCTGAGCGGGAGGGGTGGCAAGAGCCTGCCGTTCCGGGTGCGCGCCGTCGCCCCCGTCAGCGGGCCCTACGACCTGTCCGGCGAGGAGATCCCCGCCCTGTTCGACGGCCGCGTCAACGACACCAGCGGCATCTTCTACACCGCGTACTTCCTGGTGGCCCAGAACCGGCTGCACCCGCTCTACAAGAACCCCGCCGAGGCGTTCCGCGCCCCCTACGCGGACCGGGTCGAGCGGCTCTTCGACGGTCGGCACGGGGAGGAGGACGTCTTCGCCGCGCTGCCCGCGTCGGTGAAGGAACTGCTCACGCCCGGCTTCTACGAGCGGATGCGGCATCCCACGGGCGGCCTGAAGGAGGCGCTGGAGGCGAACGACGGCGTCTGCGACTGGAAGCCGGAGGTGCCGGTGCGGCTCTACGCGGCGCGCGGCGACACCGACGTACCCATCGGGAACGCCCGCAGCTGCGCGGCCGACCTCGCGTCGCACGGGGTGCGGGCGCCGGTCGTGGACCAGGGCGGCGTCTCGCACATGGAGTCGGCGGTGAAGTCGGCGCCGAAGATCGCGCGGTGGTTCGCCGCGCGGTGAGCGGACCCGGACGTACGAAAGAGGCGGCGACCCCCGCGGAGGGGTCGCCGCCTCTTTCGGTGGCTCAGTGGCGGCTCGCGGCGGCTCAGTACCAGCCGTTGGCCTGCCAGAAGTTCCAGGCGCCGACCGGGCTGCCGTAGCGGGAGTTCATGTAGTCCAGGCCCCACTTGATCTGGGTCGCCGGGTTGGTCTTCCAGTCCGAGCCCGCCGAGGCCATCTTCGAGCCGGGCAGCGCCTGGACCAGGCCGTAGGCGCCGGAGGAGGAGTTGGTCGCGGTGTGGTTCCAGCCGCTCTCGTGGGCCACGATGTTGCTGAACGCCTGGTACTGCGCGGCGTCCGGGATCATCTGCTTCGCGACCGACTGGGCGGACGCGGGAGCGGCGGCGGGGGCGGCGGCCGGGACAGCGGCCTTCGCGGTGGTCGGGGTGGCTGCCTGGGCCGGGGCCGCGGCGAAGACCATGCCGGTGGCGGCTGCGGCGACGAGGCCGCCGGTGATGGCCTTCTTCGGAGAAGCGATGCGGCGGATGAGCGAGGCGGACACAGAGGACCTTCCGGTGGGGGACGGGGCTGTCGCCGTGCACGCCGTGGATCGCGGGGATCCGTGGGGGACATGCGGCGGCGCCGCGACCCGGGTGGGTTCGTCGGCGCCGTGCGACTCCTCCAGAGAAGCAGGGCTGTTACCCCGCCGCAATGACCCCATTTACTAGTGGAAGTCGCACCCGCGCCGAATGTCCGTCGTGTGATGTGGCTCTCAATGCCCAGGTCAGCGCGGTGATTGACGCATGCACATCAAGGGCTGCGCGCTACGAGCCACCTTCGTAGAGGACCAAAGTCCTGTGGGCCGCCTCACCACGCAGGGGCCTCGATGTAACGGAACGCGCAGGCGTACCTACGACTTGGGGGCCTCGAATGTGACCGGCGCCTCGAACGCCGCGCGGCGCGTGGCCCGGCGCAGCGCCTTCAGGACGGCGGGCCCCAGCGCGAGGCTGAGCAGCACCGTGACGACGGCGCGCGGCAGGTCCCAGCCGAGCGAGGTGGCCAGGCAGTACGCGATGAAGCGGCCGAGGTTGTCGGCGAGCGGGTCGCCCGGCACGAAGGAGACGCCGGTGGCGAGGCCGCCGAGGTAGGGCCAGCCCTGCAGGTTCATGACCGTGCCGTACAGGACGGAGGAGACCGCCCCGTACACCGCGAGGAGCCACAGCTCGCTGCGGCCGCGGAGGGAGTCGGGGCCCGGCAGCAGGCCCGCGCCCATGCAGACCCAGCCCATCGACAGCATCTGGAAGGGCATCCACGGGCCGACGCCGCCGGTCAGCAGCGCCGACGCGAACATCGACACCGCCCCGAGGACGAACCCGAAGCCGGGCCCGAGCACCCGGCCGCTCAGCACCATCAGGAAGAACATCGGCTCGATGCCCGCCGTGCCCGCGCCAAGGGGTCGCAGCGCGGCGCCCGCGGCGGCCAGCACCCCGAGCATCGCGATGGCCTTCGCGTCCAGGCCGACGTCGGCGATGGTCGCCACGACCACGGCGAGCAGCAGCGGGAGCAGCGCGGCGAACAGCCACGGCGCGTCCTGCGCGTGCTCGCTGAGCCCTGACTCGGTACCGGCGAGCAGCGGCCAGCCGAAGGCGGCCACGCCCACGGCGCTGACCAGGGCGAGTGCGGCGATCGAGCGGCGGCCCAGGCGGATGGGGCGGGCCTGCGCCTGGGTGGCGGGGGCGGCCGTCACGACGCGTCCTGCCCGGCCGCGTCGAGGGCCCGGCGCACCTGCGTCACGGTCAGCCACTCCTGCGGCGCGAGGATCTTGGTGACCTGCGGCGCGAAGGACGGCGACGACACGACGATCTCCGGCGTCGGACCGTCCGCGACGATCTCGCCGTCCGCGAGGATCACCACGCGGTGGGCGATCTCGGCGGCCAGTTCCACGTCGTGCGTGGCGAGCACGATCGCGTGGCCCTCGGCGGCGAGCCCCCGCAGGACGGCGGCGAGCCGGGCCTTGGCCGCGTAGTCGAGGCCGCGGGTCGGCTCGTCGAGGAGGAGCAGGGGCGGGCGCGCGGTCAGGACGATGGACAGGGCGAGCGCGAGGCGCTGGCCCTCGGAGAGGTCCCGGGGGTGCGTGTCGTCCGCGATGCCCGGCAGCAGCTCGCTCACCAGGGCGCGGCACGCCCCGGGCACCGCGTCCGCGTCGTGGTCGGCCGCCGCGCACTCGGCGCCCACGGTGTCCGCGTACAGCAGGTCGCGCGGCTCCTGCGGGACCAGGCCGACGTGCCGGATCAGCTGGCGCGGCGCCGTCCGGTGCGGAACGGCACCACCGACGCGGACCGTGCCGGACGTGGGTTCGAGGAGGCCGACCAGGGTGGAGAGGAGCGTGGACTTGCCCGCGCCGTTGCGTCCCATCAGGGCGACGGTCTCGCCGGGCGTGACGGTGAGGTCGACCCGCCGCAACGCCTCGACGCGACCGCGCCGGACGGCGAGCCGGTCGACCAGGGCGGCGTGGACCGGCGCGGGGTCGCGCTCCTTGCGCAGCCGAGAGGGGCGTCCCGGCGCCGGTACGCCGGTCTTTCCGGCCGTGGGCTGCGCCCCGGGCGCGGCATTGGTGGATGTCCCGTGCGGATGCTCGGACGCGCGGTCCTCGCGCGGGCTGGGCCGACGGTCCGACGCCCCGTCCCCTTCCTGTCCAGCCTGTCCAGCCTGTCCGGACCCCGGTTCCGGGTACGTACCGGTCGGTGCGGCCGCGCGACCCCTGCGCAGGCGCGGCCAGCGGCCCGGTGCGCGGCCGCCGCCGGGCCCTCCGGCCGTCGTCTCCGTGCGGGGCGCCGCGTCGGCGTGCGTCGCGTGGGCCGGTTCGGACGTGCGGCCCTCGAACGGGCGCGGGCTCCGGCCGGGTGCGTACTCGGCAGGATGTTCCGACGCCGCCCGAGCGAGGCGGTCCCGCAGTGGCCCCGCCCTGCGGCGCGCGTCGCGCACGGTCAGGGGCAGGGGGGACCAGCCCGCGATCCTGCCGAGGGCGACCACCGGCGGGTAGACGGGGGAGCGGGCCATCAGCTCGGCGGGGTCGCCGAGCACCGGCGGCTCGCCGGGGGCCGCGAGCAGCAGGACCTGGTCCGCGTACTGCACGACGCGTTCCAGGCGGTGCTCGGCCATCAGGACCGTGGTGCCGAGGTCGTGGACGAGGCGCTGCAGCACCGCGAGCACCTCTTCGGCGGCGGCGGGGTCGAGCGCGGACGTCGGTTCGTCCAGGACGAGCACCTGGGGGTGCGGGGTGAGCACCGAACCGATCGCGACGCGCTGCTGCTGGCCGCCCGAGAGCGTCGCGATGGGACGGTCGCGCAGATCGGCGAGGCCGAGCAGGTCGAGGGTCTCCTCGACGCGGCGGCGCATCACGTCAGGGGCGAGGCCGAGGGACTCCATGCCGTACGCCAGCTCGTCCTCGACGGTGTCCGTCACGAAGTGCGAGAGCGGGTCCTGGCCCACCGTGCCGACGACGTCGGCGAGTTCGCGCGGCTTGTGCGTACGGGTGTCGCGGCCCGCCACCGTCACCCGGCCGCGCAGGGTGCCGCCGGTGAAGTGCGGCACGAGCCCGCTGACCGTGCCGAGCAGCGTCGACTTGCCGACCCCCGAGGGACCCACGAGCAGCACCAGCTCGCCCTCGGGGACGGTGAGATCGACCCCCCGGACGGTGGGCCCGGCACTTCCCTCGTACGTCACGGAGACGTCCTCGAAGCGGATCATGACGTCTCCTTGGGGACCGTGGGCGAGGAATCGGCGGGCACCGGCGCGACGAAAGCGGGCAGCAGACCGATCAGCACCGCGGCCGCGGGCCACAGCGGCAGCGTCGGCGCGACGAGCGGCACGACGCCGGGTTGCAGGGCCGCGACGCCGTACGACGAGGCGAGGATCATCAGTCCCGCGACGGCGATCCCCGAACCGGCGACGGCCCAGGCCCTGGCGCCCCACCGGTCGGGCCGGTAGCGGGTGCGCACGGCCCTGCGGCCGCCGAGCCTGAGCCCGCCGAGCGCGGCGAGCAGCCCGACGGCCAGGACGGGCAGGCCGTACGCGGCGCCCTGCGCGGTCAGGAGTCCGTACGTCCCGACGCACACGCCCATGAGCCCGCCGAGCGTCAGCACGGTGGTGGCCCTGCGCACCCCGGCGGGCACGGCGGCGCTGCGGCCGAAGCCGCGCGCGTCCATCGCGGCGGCCAGCGCGACCGAGCGTTCGAGGGCGCCTTCGAGGACCGGCAGGCCCACCTGGAGCAGCCCCCGCACGCCCTTGTCGGGGCGCCCGCGCAGCCGTCGCGCGGCCCGCAGCCGCTGTACGTCGGTGATCAGGTTCGGCGCGAAGGTCATCGCCACTACGACGGCGACCCCGGCCTCGTAGAGCGCGCCGGGCAGCGACTTGAGCAGCCGCGCCGGGCTGGCCAGCGCGTTCGCGGCGCCGACGCAGATCAGCAGGCCCGCGAGCCTGATGCCGTCGTACAGCGCGAAGAGCAGCCCCTCGGCGGTGACCCGGCCGCCGATCCGGACGCCCCTCGCCCAGTCGGGCAGCGGGACCTCGGGCAGGGTGACGAGGACGTGCGTACCGGGGATCGGCGAGCCGAGCACGATCGCGAAGACGAGCCGGATCCCGATCACGAGCAGGCCGAGCTTCACGAACGCGCCGTACGACTTCGCCCACGGCGCGGACGTCCGCCGCGCCGCCACCACGTATCCGGCGACGCCGATCAGGAGGCCGATCAGGAGCGGATTGGTCGTGCGCGACGCGGCGGTGCCGAGGCCGAGGGCCCAGATCCACCAGGCACCCGGGTGCAGGGCGTTGCTCCGGTGCGCCGCGGGGGCCAGGCGCCGCCCGAGGGCGCCGGGCGTGCCGCTGCCGTGGTCCGTCATCGTGCTGTCCGAGGCCGCGTCAGCCGCGACGGCGGCGGGCCTGCCAGAGCGCGGCGCCGCCGAGCACCACGACGGCGGCGGCCCCGGCGATCAGGCCGACGGAGGGCCCGCCGCCGTCGCCCTTGTCACCGGCGGCCCGCTCGGCCGGATCCTTCTTCGACGTGCCGTCGCCGGACACCTGGTCGCCGCAGCCCGACTTCGGGTAGCCGGAGATGGCGCAGAGCAGGGCGTGACTGTCGTAGCGCAGCGGCTTGGCGACCGTGGCGAGGGCCTCGGCGCTGGTGGCGTCCTCGCCGACCTGCGCGCAGGCCGTCCTGGCAGCGGGCGGCCGCTCGCCCTCGGGGGCGTCCCCCGGCAGGCCGAAGTCGATGACCAGGGCGACCCGCTTGCGGCCGTCCTTCGCGGGCCTGTCCGCGCAGATGTCGTCGAAGTCCGCCGCGCCGCGCGGCGTGGCGGAGTCCTTGGAGTCGTCGGAGACCGAGTAGCGGAAGCCCTGGACGTCGCCGTCGTCGGGCCTGGCGGTGCCGGGGCCCTGCGTGGCGTAGACCCAGCGGTCGCCGTCGCGCTCCCAGAACGACCAGTAGCGGTATCCGACGGCCTGGGCGGGCGCGGCGGCGAGGACGCCGAGGGCGCAGAGCAGGACGGCGACGAGCGCCGCGACCCGCCGGTGCCCGCGCCGCGCACGGCCCGCGGTCACGGCTGCTGCTTCTTGCGGTTGCCGCTGTAGAGGAAGCCGATGCCGATGCCCGCGACCATGCCGACGCCGATGATCCACCAGATGCTGACGCCGCCGCCGTCGTCCTTCTTCTCGTCCGACGCGGACGCGGAGGGGGACTTCGAGGCGCTCTGCGGGGCGGGGCCCGTGGCGTTCAGCTGCTTGACGAGGTCGGCGCCGCCGAAGTCGCGGGCGTCCATCCCGGCCGCGTTGGCGGCGAAGACCAGCTGGGCGTAGGCGGCGGGGCCCGACTGCTTCGCCCAGTCCGCGGAGTTCTTCGCGAGCCACTCGGCGGACTTCTTGGCCTGGTCCTGCTGTCCCGCGGCGGCGAGGGCGAGCACCGCGTCGGCGGTGTTGCCGAAGTCGGGCTGGTCCTTGGCGCCCGGCATCGCGGACATCAGGTGGTCGTCGCTCTTGCCGAGGGTGTCGAGCAGATAGCCCGCGCCGTTGCTCGCGGCCTGTGTTGCGGTGTCCGGCTTCGCGCACTTGGGGCTCGTGGCCTCGCCCTTCTTGGGGGACACCGAGGCGAGGCCCCTGCCGAGGCTGCCGAGCACACCGGCCGCGGTGGCGTCGGCGTTCGGCGAGAGCTTGCCGGACTTGGGGTCGGCGAGGCCGAAGGCGCCGCCGTCCTTGTCACAGTCCATGACGAGCTTCGGCAGCGCGTCGAAGGCGGACTTGCCGTCCTTGGACTTCACGTCGGCGGGGTTCTCGCCCGCGGCGACGAGGGCGCCGACGACGATGCCGGTGGAGT contains these protein-coding regions:
- a CDS encoding cytochrome P450 — protein: MPCPALPDGFDFTDPDLLQDRVPLPEFAQLRQTEPVHWITQPYRISGFDDTGYWAVTRHEDVKYVSTHPELFSSNVNTAVIRFNESISRDQIEVQRMIMLNMDPPEHTRVRQIVQRGFTPRSIRSLEETLRGRARSIVETALEQAGPDGSFDFVTNVAVELPLQAIAELIGVPQQDRSKIFDWSNKMVAYDDPEYAITEEIGAEAAMEIVSYSMNLAAARKECPAKDIVSQLVAAEDEGNLSSDEFGFFVILLAVAGNETTRNAITHGMHAFLTHPEQWELYKRERPETTAEEIVRWATPVVSFQRTATQDTELGGASIKKGDRVGVFYSSANHDPDVFEDPGTFDITRDPNPHLGFGGGGPHFCLGKSLAVLEINLLFNAIADVLPDLRLVSDPRRLRSAWLNGVKELRVSTG
- a CDS encoding steroid 3-ketoacyl-CoA thiolase; translated protein: MAAEPVIVEAVRTPIGKRGGALANLHPAYLLGETYRELLGRTGIHADCVEQIVGGTVTHAGEQSMNPARTAWLTMGLPYETAATTVDCQCGSSQQASHMVANMVAAGVIDVGISCGVEAMSRVPLGSGSKHGPGKPFPDEWNVDLPNQFEAAERIARKRGLTRENVDSLGLISQERAATAWAEERFKRETFAVQVPTTEEEQSGGQGMWRLVDRDEGLRDTTMEGLARLKPVMPTAVHTAGNSSQISDGSAAIMWASKRMARALKLKPRARIVAQALVGADPHFHLDGPIDATRAVLGKAGMSLKDIDIVEINEAFASVVLSWAQVFGQDLEKVNVNGGAVALGHPVGATGARLITTALHELERRDKEFALITMCAGGAVATGTIIQRL
- a CDS encoding aggregation-promoting factor C-terminal-like domain-containing protein, which codes for MSASLIRRIASPKKAITGGLVAAAATGMVFAAAPAQAATPTTAKAAVPAAAPAAAPASAQSVAKQMIPDAAQYQAFSNIVAHESGWNHTATNSSSGAYGLVQALPGSKMASAGSDWKTNPATQIKWGLDYMNSRYGSPVGAWNFWQANGWY
- a CDS encoding ECF transporter S component, translated to MTAAPATQAQARPIRLGRRSIAALALVSAVGVAAFGWPLLAGTESGLSEHAQDAPWLFAALLPLLLAVVVATIADVGLDAKAIAMLGVLAAAGAALRPLGAGTAGIEPMFFLMVLSGRVLGPGFGFVLGAVSMFASALLTGGVGPWMPFQMLSMGWVCMGAGLLPGPDSLRGRSELWLLAVYGAVSSVLYGTVMNLQGWPYLGGLATGVSFVPGDPLADNLGRFIAYCLATSLGWDLPRAVVTVLLSLALGPAVLKALRRATRRAAFEAPVTFEAPKS
- a CDS encoding ATP-binding cassette domain-containing protein, with the protein product MIRFEDVSVTYEGSAGPTVRGVDLTVPEGELVLLVGPSGVGKSTLLGTVSGLVPHFTGGTLRGRVTVAGRDTRTHKPRELADVVGTVGQDPLSHFVTDTVEDELAYGMESLGLAPDVMRRRVEETLDLLGLADLRDRPIATLSGGQQQRVAIGSVLTPHPQVLVLDEPTSALDPAAAEEVLAVLQRLVHDLGTTVLMAEHRLERVVQYADQVLLLAAPGEPPVLGDPAELMARSPVYPPVVALGRIAGWSPLPLTVRDARRRAGPLRDRLARAASEHPAEYAPGRSPRPFEGRTSEPAHATHADAAPRTETTAGGPGGGRAPGRWPRLRRGRAAAPTGTYPEPGSGQAGQAGQEGDGASDRRPSPREDRASEHPHGTSTNAAPGAQPTAGKTGVPAPGRPSRLRKERDPAPVHAALVDRLAVRRGRVEALRRVDLTVTPGETVALMGRNGAGKSTLLSTLVGLLEPTSGTVRVGGAVPHRTAPRQLIRHVGLVPQEPRDLLYADTVGAECAAADHDADAVPGACRALVSELLPGIADDTHPRDLSEGQRLALALSIVLTARPPLLLLDEPTRGLDYAAKARLAAVLRGLAAEGHAIVLATHDVELAAEIAHRVVILADGEIVADGPTPEIVVSSPSFAPQVTKILAPQEWLTVTQVRRALDAAGQDAS
- a CDS encoding energy-coupling factor transporter transmembrane component T — encoded protein: MTDHGSGTPGALGRRLAPAAHRSNALHPGAWWIWALGLGTAASRTTNPLLIGLLIGVAGYVVAARRTSAPWAKSYGAFVKLGLLVIGIRLVFAIVLGSPIPGTHVLVTLPEVPLPDWARGVRIGGRVTAEGLLFALYDGIRLAGLLICVGAANALASPARLLKSLPGALYEAGVAVVVAMTFAPNLITDVQRLRAARRLRGRPDKGVRGLLQVGLPVLEGALERSVALAAAMDARGFGRSAAVPAGVRRATTVLTLGGLMGVCVGTYGLLTAQGAAYGLPVLAVGLLAALGGLRLGGRRAVRTRYRPDRWGARAWAVAGSGIAVAGLMILASSYGVAALQPGVVPLVAPTLPLWPAAAVLIGLLPAFVAPVPADSSPTVPKETS
- a CDS encoding SCO2322 family protein, which produces MTAGRARRGHRRVAALVAVLLCALGVLAAAPAQAVGYRYWSFWERDGDRWVYATQGPGTARPDDGDVQGFRYSVSDDSKDSATPRGAADFDDICADRPAKDGRKRVALVIDFGLPGDAPEGERPPAARTACAQVGEDATSAEALATVAKPLRYDSHALLCAISGYPKSGCGDQVSGDGTSKKDPAERAAGDKGDGGGPSVGLIAGAAAVVVLGGAALWQARRRRG
- a CDS encoding prenyltransferase/squalene oxidase repeat-containing protein; protein product: MNVRRSAAVLAAVAVLGSAAAPAAFADDAKPSPSTALPSGLYGKTDPKFDGVFRQSYALLAQDAEGVEPAAKAVDWLTGQQCASGGFAAYRADASAPCNSKTTVDSNSTAAAVQALAALGNEKKTVGKSVEWLKSVQNKDGGWGYNPGLPTDANSTGIVVGALVAAGENPADVKSKDGKSAFDALPKLVMDCDKDGGAFGLADPKSGKLSPNADATAAGVLGSLGRGLASVSPKKGEATSPKCAKPDTATQAASNGAGYLLDTLGKSDDHLMSAMPGAKDQPDFGNTADAVLALAAAGQQDQAKKSAEWLAKNSADWAKQSGPAAYAQLVFAANAAGMDARDFGGADLVKQLNATGPAPQSASKSPSASASDEKKDDGGGVSIWWIIGVGMVAGIGIGFLYSGNRKKQQP